In Bacteroidota bacterium, the DNA window CGGCTACATCTTTCCGGCAACGGCAGGGTTGTTCCGCAAGTTCGGGATTGAACTGCCGCCCATGACTGCGGCGACGATGGCAATGAGCGACTTCCTGGTTGAAAACATGGGCCTCATCACGCTCGGCACGCTGATACCGAGTATTTTCGCAGTAAAATACTTCTCGACCGAAAAGGGGAGATTTATTCTCGACAAGTATATCTGGAGAGTGCCCATTATCGGTTCGCTGATGCACAAGAGCAGCATAGAGATATTCTGCCGTGTGTTCTACGCGTTGTACAGCGGGGCCGGCGAGAACATTGAGGTAATTCGCATGGCCGCGGAAGCATGCGGCAACAAGTTTATGGAACATCAGATCAAAACCGTTGCTCTGCCGATGATGACCCAGAAGGGGGCAGGTATTATGGAAGCGTTTGAAGCGAGCGGTGTGTTTACCAAGACCGCTCTTTCGCGGTTCCATTCGGGTGCCGAGACCGGTACCGTGAAACACACAGCGTTGCAGCTGGCCGAGTATTATGAGAAAGAGACATCGTACAAAATGCGAAATGCGATCGACTATATCCAGGTCATCATCTCGATGATCATTATGGTCGTTCTTACGGCACTCACAATTGTCTCGTCCGAAACGGCAACGGTGCGTCCGAAAAATCCGGCATTGGGCGCAGTAGTACAGTACAGTTCAGAACACGGCAGGACGTGAATCGGTGATTCTCGATTCCCCATAAGAGAAGAGCAATGGCAACGGTTGATATTACTGACAAGATTGGCTTCACACTACTGAAGAAAGGCATCATTGACTACGAGACCCTTGAAAAGTCCCTGAAAGTCAAGGAAGCCGAGAGCAAACGGAACCGAAGAAATCTGGGTCAGATTCTTGTCAATGAATTCAACGTTGAACACGACTCGGTATTTAAGGAGGTAGCCGACCTTTACGCATTCCGCGAAATCTCCCTGGAAGACGAACTGCTCGATAAGCCAAGAATCGAGTTTATCCGCAAGCTTATCGAATCCCTGCCCGAATCGGCACGGACAATGTTGCTTGAGGCAAAGATGTTGCCTCTCAAGTACGATGAACGCCAGACAGACAAGCTGGTTATACTTGCTGCCGATCCCACCGACAGGCGCATTCCGCTAATCTCACGGAATTTCAACGCGAAGAAGTACGAAGTGGCGTATTGCCGCCTCGGCGCGCTTGAAAAACTCATGGAACAGGTTGTTCCGGTTGAGAACGAGTTTCTTCGTCTCCTGGAAACCAACGCCGATGCCGGTATTGACGTCAAGGAAGACGAAGGTGCCGTTGACGAGGAAGCGCTCGAGGCGGAAATCAGCAAAAGCGCGCTTGTCAATCTTGTCGAAGGAGCCCTTGTCGAGGCCGTGCGGCAGGGCGTAAGCGATATTCACATTGTTCCGAAAGGTGGGAACCGTACGGAGTTCTGGTTCCGCGTGGATGGCAATCTGCAACTATGGCACGCCCAGGAGAGTACGTTGCCTGAAGCTATTGCGGCAGTTGTGAAGGATCGCTCAAAGAATATTGACCGGTTCGAACGCGAAGCATCGCAGGATGGTTTCATCCAGCGGTCGATTGATGATCACATGATCCGCTTTCGCGTTTCCATCATGCCGATGGTCGGTACGGAGTTCAAGCACAAATACGAGAGTATTGTTATTCGTGTTCTCGATGATCGGAAGGTGATTACCGATCTGAACAAGCTCGGTCTTCAGGGGCCGACGATGGATTTCTTCCAAAAGGCAATTAACAAGCCGCAGGGCATCGTGATCCTTACCGGCCCGACTGGAAGCGGAAAAAGCACGACGCTGGTTGCCGCTCTGCACGCAGTTATCGACCCGACTGTGAATGTTCTTACCGTCGAGGAGCCTGTAGAGTACATTATTCGCGGAGCCCGGCAATTGAAGATCGGGCCCAAAATGAATTTTGATAGCGCCATCCGCGGCATCCTGCGTCATGATCCTGATATTGTGCTTGTCGGGGAAATGCGAGACAAGACGACTGCCGAAATTGCCATCAAGCTGGCAAATACGGGGCACTTGACATTCTCAACGCTGCACACGAACGATGCGCCGAGTGCCGTATCACGATTGTACAAGATGGGGATTGAGCCATTTCTCATTGCCTATGCGATCAATGTGATTGTTGCACAGCGTCTCATACGAACCCTCTGCAAATTCTGCAAACGTCCGATTCTCCCGGATGAACTGGACCGTGAGGTGTATATGAAGTTCGGTTTCACGGAAGAGGATCTTGACAATCATGTACTCTTCGAGGCGGTGGGTTGCGACAAATGCAACGGGGGCTACAAGGGTAGGGCGGCAATTCACGAAGCGCTGTATTTTACAAAAACCATTCGCAATATCATCGTCAAGTCGGGGGCGGAAGTTGATGAAGAACAGATACGTACGCAGGCTGTCAAAGACGGAATGTGGACATTGCGGAAGTCCGGTATCGAACGAATAAAGAGCGGCGTGTGTACGCTTGAAGAAATTGCCGCGGTGACAACTGATGACTAACCCAACGACAATACGTGCAGAGCGAAGATGATTGATATTGCCGTACATACACTTCGAGAACTCGCTTCCACAATTCCACCGACGGCGCCGGGCGTGGAACGCCAGATGATTATCGGCGATCTCGCGAGCAAAGCCTCGCCTGCCGAGCGAACTGCAATGCGAAAGCTGATGGATGTGGTTCTTCTTCGGATGCAGAAACTCAACGCGTCCGACATCGATATCGGAGGTTTTGGCACAACAGGTCATTTCTGGTACCGTACCTACGGCGATAAGAAGCCGGACAGAGAGCTTCCCGTGCTTACACCGGATGAAGCAAGCCTGCTGATTCAGTCCATACTCATTGAGCGGCAGCGGTTGTTCCTGTATGAAAATCGCAATCTTGATTTTTCGTACACGGTGATGCAGGATGATTCCATGTTCCGCTTCCGTGCCGATGCCTATTTCGATTTGGATCAGCTTGCGTTGAACATGCGGGCGATCAATGCAACAGTCCGTCCGTACAAGAACCTTGAATTCCACTCGAATGTCACAAAGGCGCTGAGCCTTGCTCATTCATCACACGGCCTTACGCTGGTTACCGGCATTACGGGGTCCGGCAAAAGCTCAACCCTTGATAGCATCATTGACGCGAACAATCACTCGGTTGATGCGCATATTGTCATCATTTCGTCGCCGATTGAATACGTGCACAAGCCCGACCGGTGCATCGTTCGCCACCGTGAAGTGGGGCGCGATGTGCTGTCATTCAAGGAAGGAGCAATACAGGCATTGCGTCAGGATCCCGACATTATCGTTATCGGGGAAATGCGCGATCCCGATACGATTTTCACTGCGCTGGAAATCACCGATAGCGGACACAAAGTGTTCTCCACATTGCATACGGCATCCGCGATTGAGACGATTGACCGCGTCATCGGTGAAGTGCCGCCGATTGAACAAGAACGGGTTCGGCTCCGATTGGCGGATACGCTAAGTTGCGTACTTTCCCAGAAGCTCGTGCCGACATTGGATGGCAAACTCACATTGGCCAAAGAAATCATGCTGATGATCCCCTCTGTTCGGGCAGCCATCAAAAACAACAATACCGGGGAGATCTACCAAATGATGGCAGAATCGGCAGATATCGGCATGATAACTTTGGAACAGGATTTGAAGCGATTGTATCTGCAGAAGAGAATCTCTCTCGAGACTGCGATGGTTAATGCGAATAACAAACGACGATTGCAACAAATCCTCAATGCGAATGCAATCGGCGATTGAAACAAGCGGGAGTTATGGCCATATGAACAATAATAGTCACCACCGAATAACAAGGGAACAGTCGCTATGGCTATGGTAGGCGGCAAGTCAATGATAGGCCTGTTTGTTGACGGCCTCGACATCAAGCTTGCCCGTGTCGCACAAAAACGGGGCAAGGTGGTCGTTCAGGAGTTGCGTTCGGCAACGCTTATTTCCAAGCTGGAAGAAAGAAAAACGGCGGAAGCGACGATGAGTCAGACGGCCGATGACAGGGATCCTTTCCGGCTTCCTGAACTTGATTCGACCGAGCAAGCTGCCATTGCCGGCGGCGAAGACAACAATGCCATTCTGTTAGGATTGCTGTCCCAATACAAACCGAAAAGCTACTCGCTTGCCTACGGAATCTCGGAGCCATCCATTTACTATCATGCATTGGACAGTAACTTCGGCCTGAAGGGAAAGAACCTGAAGCTGCGGATTATTGATGAATTGAAGAATGTTCGAACCTTCCAGCCCACTCCCGATGCCGTAGATGCCATTCCGACGGAAGACGGGAACCTGTTGTGTGTTGTACGCGAAGATGGCCTCTCGCTTATAAATCACCTCGATAGCATTAAGGGATTTTTGGGGAATAGGGTCCCGAATATTTCCGGTATCGACAGCTCTGACATTGCTCTCATGAATATGGTGAGATCGAATTATGATCTTCAGCCCGATGAGGTGTCGGTGATTATTTATGTCGGAGCCGAGTTCACGCGCCTGATTTTTATGCACGGAACGAACTTCTACCAGTTTGCCCCGATTCTCAGCGAAGGGTACGACTCGTCGAACCTGCCGAACACGGTGTACAGCAGATTGTTACTCGAGCAAGATAACTTGAACATTCAGCGTGTCAGCAAGATCATTCTTGCGGGTGAAAGTCGACGGATAGGGTTCAAGGAATTTTTGCACCAGATGCTGCCCGATCAGGAAGTTGACTACCTGTTAACGCCGAATCTTGATGTCAGCCAGTTGCCGCCTGATCAGCAGGAAGCAGTGTCCGAGTATGCTGTTGCCATTGGCGTTGCGTGGAAGTTCCTTGATAGCTCGAACAAAGCGTTCTACCGCACAAACTTGCTTCCGGATTCTGTTCGTGAAGGTCAGCGTGTTTTCAAACTGTCATGGCACGGCTATCTGTTACTTGCCGCCATTTTCGGTTCTACACTCTTCTTCACAACGCAGATTCAGCAGAAACGGCAGGAAATCAACGAACTCAAGTCTCTTCTCGACGTCAAGTCGGCCCAGATCAGCGAAAACACAACCTTGATGAACTCGATCAGCAGCTTGCGTGACCAGCTTGGAAAGTACAACGCATCGATGGCATTGTATGATTCGCTGGTGCCGGGGGCAGACAAATTCAGCAAAGCGTTTTCCCATTTAAGTCACGGCGTAGAAGATCTGAACTCGATCTGGCTGAACGAGTTCATTGTGCCGGAAAGCGGCGAGGTAACGCTCAACGGCTTTGCCGTGAACCGATCACGCATTCCGCGTCT includes these proteins:
- the tadA gene encoding Flp pilus assembly complex ATPase component TadA, with the protein product MIDIAVHTLRELASTIPPTAPGVERQMIIGDLASKASPAERTAMRKLMDVVLLRMQKLNASDIDIGGFGTTGHFWYRTYGDKKPDRELPVLTPDEASLLIQSILIERQRLFLYENRNLDFSYTVMQDDSMFRFRADAYFDLDQLALNMRAINATVRPYKNLEFHSNVTKALSLAHSSHGLTLVTGITGSGKSSTLDSIIDANNHSVDAHIVIISSPIEYVHKPDRCIVRHREVGRDVLSFKEGAIQALRQDPDIIVIGEMRDPDTIFTALEITDSGHKVFSTLHTASAIETIDRVIGEVPPIEQERVRLRLADTLSCVLSQKLVPTLDGKLTLAKEIMLMIPSVRAAIKNNNTGEIYQMMAESADIGMITLEQDLKRLYLQKRISLETAMVNANNKRRLQQILNANAIGD
- a CDS encoding type II secretion system F family protein; translation: MPEFRIEGVTGDGKPLQGVFEADSLKAAKQKAAVMAGQRKFKLLNVVPRATWVYRVQRGTEKPISGEQKAFTKGEVEEALQKMGYRVIRVQKRLFDFRPKPPSAEIVTFVRVSADLIRQKLPFNEIMQLLVNDIQNKTLRETLKDINAELKQGKDSERAFVKHEAVLGRFTAHMLGLASKSGNMADIYESTAKFLERQAEFKKNLKSALIMPMVTLVVLFGAVVYYVGYIFPATAGLFRKFGIELPPMTAATMAMSDFLVENMGLITLGTLIPSIFAVKYFSTEKGRFILDKYIWRVPIIGSLMHKSSIEIFCRVFYALYSGAGENIEVIRMAAEACGNKFMEHQIKTVALPMMTQKGAGIMEAFEASGVFTKTALSRFHSGAETGTVKHTALQLAEYYEKETSYKMRNAIDYIQVIISMIIMVVLTALTIVSSETATVRPKNPALGAVVQYSSEHGRT
- a CDS encoding type II/IV secretion system protein — translated: MATVDITDKIGFTLLKKGIIDYETLEKSLKVKEAESKRNRRNLGQILVNEFNVEHDSVFKEVADLYAFREISLEDELLDKPRIEFIRKLIESLPESARTMLLEAKMLPLKYDERQTDKLVILAADPTDRRIPLISRNFNAKKYEVAYCRLGALEKLMEQVVPVENEFLRLLETNADAGIDVKEDEGAVDEEALEAEISKSALVNLVEGALVEAVRQGVSDIHIVPKGGNRTEFWFRVDGNLQLWHAQESTLPEAIAAVVKDRSKNIDRFEREASQDGFIQRSIDDHMIRFRVSIMPMVGTEFKHKYESIVIRVLDDRKVITDLNKLGLQGPTMDFFQKAINKPQGIVILTGPTGSGKSTTLVAALHAVIDPTVNVLTVEEPVEYIIRGARQLKIGPKMNFDSAIRGILRHDPDIVLVGEMRDKTTAEIAIKLANTGHLTFSTLHTNDAPSAVSRLYKMGIEPFLIAYAINVIVAQRLIRTLCKFCKRPILPDELDREVYMKFGFTEEDLDNHVLFEAVGCDKCNGGYKGRAAIHEALYFTKTIRNIIVKSGAEVDEEQIRTQAVKDGMWTLRKSGIERIKSGVCTLEEIAAVTTDD